In the genome of Methermicoccus shengliensis DSM 18856, the window AACTCCTTAGAGCGGGTTTCTTGCGTTTGCTCACGCATTGCTACCGAGCATTCATAAATTTGCTATTCTGAAAGCTATTCTGAAAGCTATCTTCTGCACATCTCTATGAAGTTTGCGAGGACCTTAAGCCCGTCATCCCCACTTTTTTCTGGGTGGAACTGCGTGCCCACCACGTTGCCCTCCCTGTTTTGCACGGCTGCAGAAAAGCGCTCAAGATACTGGCATGCTGCGATTTCGTGTGCTGGTGGGGCAGCTCCGTAGTAAGAGTGCACGAAGTAGAAGTATGTTCCGTCCTCTATTCCATCGAGCAGGGGGTGATGTCTTGTTATGTGGATGGAGTTCCATCCCATGTGGGGCACCTTTCCCTCCCCTTCGAACCTCACCACTCTTCCCGGAATGAGGTCCAGTCCAAGATGCACCCCGCCCTCCTCGCTCTCTGTGAAGAGCATCTGCATTCCAAGGCATATGCCCAGCATGGGCTTGCCATCATGGGCAACATCCAGAATGTTCCTCATCAGCGGGGAGAGCCTGTTCATGCCATCCCTGAACGCCCCCACGCCGGGAAGTATGATTCCATCTGCCTCCACGAGGTCCTCTGGGCTGACTGTGATGAAGGCACGCGCTCCACCAGCCTTCAAAAGCCCGTTTTGAACACTGCGCAGGTTTCCCAGACCATAGTCCACAATCGCTATGTGCACCATCCAAGGCAACCTATTTTCTGTGTTATAAATGCTTTGGCATAGTTGCTTACTTCGTAAGCAACTGTTGATTACGGAGTAATCAACACCTATGAGGTGGGGAAAGGTATTTATCGGGGTCAATGTATTGGGCAGTGGCGACACTCAAATCCGAGGTGCTGTTAATATGGTGGACTTCAAGGTAGTGGTTTCTGATCCCCGAACTGGAAGGGCATACAATCTGGAGCTCTCTGAACCCGGCTCTGGAGCCCTCATAGGCAAGAGAATAGGGGAGGAGGTGAGTGGCGAGCTCCTCGGGCTTTCTGGATATACCCTCAGGCTCACGGGCGGCACGGATGCAGATGGCTTTCCCATGAGACCAGATATCCCTGGGCAGGTAAGAAGAAGGGTGCTGGTGGCTGGAGGTGTTGGGTTCAGACCCACTAAGAGAGGGCTGAGAAGAAGGAAGACCTTCAGAGGAAACGAGATATCCCCAGACATCGTTCAGGTGAACATGGTGATTACGGGATGGGGTGATACCCCCCTTGAAGAGATGCTCGGGGCAGATGAGGGCTCAAAGTCGGATGAAGCTTGAGGCTACCTTTCGGTAGCCTCCTCAGAGAGCACATCTCCAAACAGCAGCAGCATCTCCTCGTGCATCTGCTGAATGTGAGCGTTGACTCTCGAGAGTAGACTCTTTCCTCTCTCAGTGAGGGTGTACACCTTTCGCTTTCCATCAACGCACGAGGTGATGTAGCCCCTCGACTCCAGCAGCGAGAGGATGGGATATATCGAGCCAGGAGATGGCTCCCATCTTCCTCGCGTCAGGGTGCTTATCCGCTTTATAATCTCGTATCCATGGGCTGGGCTCTCGCCTATTATCCTCAGGATTATAAATCTTAAAAAGCCCTTTCGCATCTCGATGAGCCATCTGTCATCCATCGTCATCTTCTTTCCCTTCCTGGCATTTAAGGGTTGGGCGTCATATACCAAGCGTCATATACCAAGCGTCATCCTCAGGGTGTTTCGCATCGCTGGGGCAAGCCCGAGCACCAGCAGCGTGAGCTTTAGCAGCTGTATGAAGTCGTGCCCCTCATCCCTCATGTGCACGTCTATGAGGTACAGCACGGGAAGGTAGATGCCCAGCTTGAGGGGATACATCACCAACGCCGTGTGTACATGCTCGATGATGAGCGTGGGAAGCACGTGCTTTTCTACATAGCCCAGAAAGTCTATACCGACGAACGTGGAGGAGGCATCGAACATGTGTGCCCACACGATGGCTGCATTGATGGGGCTGAGCAGGAGGGTGGTAAATGGGCGCATGCCCACGAACACCGCCAAGAATGCCACAATGCTCAGCCCCACGATTGCCATGGGCACCCATGCCTCGGCAGACGCAGTGTGGAGCAGCAGGGAGAGAAGGCCGATGTCCAAAACCGCCCCACACAACCCATAGACGACTCTCGTTCGTCTGGAGATGCCGCCCCACACAAAGACGCACGCGGCGAGCAGCACAATGGCAACTGCAAACACCACGAAGTATATCAGAGGCGTTATCAGCAGATAGCTCAGGGGTGGAAGCACGATGCGAGCATCCTCCACCACCCTGAGCAGTGAGCCCATCGCGATGTAGGGTGCAAGCGCCAGTATGAACCCACTGTCTATGCGCACGCCGAGCCTCTTTAGCAGCCTGTACACACCAAACAGCGAGAGCCCCAAAACAAGCGCCCATGTGAGGGTGTTTACGACGTTGTATCCCGTATCGTACACGATGGGGTCTATGTAGTACCTGTGCACAAACTCGGACAGGGTGCTCACAACATCACCACACCACCACATCCCACTGGATATCCCCCTTAAAAAGGTATTGTGTGGTTTCCGATGGGCATGAGTAGCCCTGATTCAAGGATGGATGCTCGAAACGGTGGAAAGGGTATTTCTGTATGCGCTCTGGGTGTG includes:
- the hisH gene encoding imidazole glycerol phosphate synthase subunit HisH codes for the protein MVHIAIVDYGLGNLRSVQNGLLKAGGARAFITVSPEDLVEADGIILPGVGAFRDGMNRLSPLMRNILDVAHDGKPMLGICLGMQMLFTESEEGGVHLGLDLIPGRVVRFEGEGKVPHMGWNSIHITRHHPLLDGIEDGTYFYFVHSYYGAAPPAHEIAACQYLERFSAAVQNREGNVVGTQFHPEKSGDDGLKVLANFIEMCRR
- a CDS encoding 30S ribosomal protein S6e — protein: MVDFKVVVSDPRTGRAYNLELSEPGSGALIGKRIGEEVSGELLGLSGYTLRLTGGTDADGFPMRPDIPGQVRRRVLVAGGVGFRPTKRGLRRRKTFRGNEISPDIVQVNMVITGWGDTPLEEMLGADEGSKSDEA
- a CDS encoding DUF63 family protein, which encodes MWWCGDVVSTLSEFVHRYYIDPIVYDTGYNVVNTLTWALVLGLSLFGVYRLLKRLGVRIDSGFILALAPYIAMGSLLRVVEDARIVLPPLSYLLITPLIYFVVFAVAIVLLAACVFVWGGISRRTRVVYGLCGAVLDIGLLSLLLHTASAEAWVPMAIVGLSIVAFLAVFVGMRPFTTLLLSPINAAIVWAHMFDASSTFVGIDFLGYVEKHVLPTLIIEHVHTALVMYPLKLGIYLPVLYLIDVHMRDEGHDFIQLLKLTLLVLGLAPAMRNTLRMTLGI
- a CDS encoding PadR family transcriptional regulator; this translates as MDDRWLIEMRKGFLRFIILRIIGESPAHGYEIIKRISTLTRGRWEPSPGSIYPILSLLESRGYITSCVDGKRKVYTLTERGKSLLSRVNAHIQQMHEEMLLLFGDVLSEEATER